One Bdellovibrio bacteriovorus str. Tiberius DNA segment encodes these proteins:
- a CDS encoding PilZ domain-containing protein has translation MSSSKTAKRFRTKEMASVEVYGHIGILVAKLRNISQTGAFLEVSQGDYVPQKGDLLNLTVKLDTVDRTHNVAAEVIWSKGLGLGICFINKDQILERMMAKAGAF, from the coding sequence ATGAGTTCTTCCAAGACTGCGAAACGATTCAGAACCAAAGAGATGGCTTCGGTCGAAGTGTACGGCCACATAGGCATTCTGGTGGCCAAGCTTCGCAACATCTCGCAGACCGGCGCCTTTCTGGAAGTCTCGCAAGGAGACTATGTCCCGCAAAAAGGGGACCTTCTAAACCTTACAGTCAAGTTAGACACTGTCGATCGTACGCACAACGTGGCGGCCGAAGTGATATGGAGCAAAGGACTGGGCCTGGGCATTTGCTTTATCAACAAGGATCAAATCCTTGAAAGAATGATGGCCAAAGCCGGAGCCTTCTAA
- the murB gene encoding UDP-N-acetylmuramate dehydrogenase: MQIQNSHDLSSSNTLQLRSYAERFVELYTPADLSTLLMNPDLKKLSWKILGGGSNLVLPSQIEGLVLKVSNLGRKLIHEDPDYWFVKAQAGEVWNDFVQWTLEEGYWGLENLSLIPGTVGAAPIQNIGAYGVEVKDTLWEVHALDLQTGEPKVFSNKECHFSYRDSYFKQESAGRYLIWDVTFRLPKKNTLHLEYGDIRKEVERNNWPQDPRHVAQAVINIRQSKLPDPKVIGNAGSFFKNPIVSKELRDGLLSKHNDLVSFPFEDRFKLAAGWLIDRAGWKGKKLGPVGMYEKQALVLVNHGGATADDVWKLARQVSSDVHSQFGVEIEAEPIRW; the protein is encoded by the coding sequence ATGCAGATTCAAAACTCTCACGATCTCAGCTCTTCCAACACCCTTCAATTGCGCTCTTATGCAGAACGCTTTGTTGAGCTGTACACACCTGCAGATCTGTCCACCCTGCTGATGAATCCTGACCTGAAAAAGCTGTCTTGGAAAATCCTGGGTGGCGGCAGCAATCTGGTTCTGCCTTCACAGATCGAAGGCCTGGTGCTGAAGGTCTCGAACCTTGGTCGCAAACTGATTCACGAAGATCCGGATTACTGGTTCGTCAAAGCCCAGGCCGGAGAAGTCTGGAATGACTTTGTTCAATGGACCCTGGAAGAAGGCTATTGGGGCCTTGAAAACCTTTCCTTGATTCCTGGCACCGTGGGCGCAGCCCCGATTCAAAACATCGGTGCTTACGGCGTAGAGGTTAAAGACACCCTGTGGGAAGTCCATGCCCTGGATTTGCAAACTGGTGAACCAAAAGTTTTCAGCAATAAAGAATGTCATTTCTCTTACCGCGACAGTTACTTCAAACAAGAAAGTGCTGGCCGCTACCTTATCTGGGATGTGACTTTCCGTCTGCCCAAGAAAAACACTTTGCACCTGGAATACGGCGACATCCGCAAAGAAGTTGAGCGCAACAACTGGCCTCAGGATCCTCGTCACGTGGCACAAGCCGTGATCAACATTCGTCAAAGCAAACTGCCGGATCCCAAAGTCATCGGCAACGCGGGAAGCTTCTTTAAAAACCCTATCGTCAGCAAAGAGCTGCGCGATGGCCTGCTTTCAAAACACAACGACCTTGTCAGCTTCCCTTTCGAGGACCGCTTTAAGCTTGCAGCCGGCTGGCTGATTGATCGCGCGGGCTGGAAGGGCAAGAAGCTGGGCCCCGTGGGCATGTATGAAAAGCAAGCGCTGGTGCTGGTGAATCACGGCGGCGCCACCGCAGACGACGTTTGGAAGCTGGCTCGTCAGGTGTCTTCGGACGTTCACAGCCAATTCGGCGTGGAAATCGAAGCCGAACCCATCCGCTGGTAG
- a CDS encoding M14 family metallopeptidase has protein sequence MKKTTMWMAAVAISAISFLPLQNAQSVDTTQYWMKVRAEDKFQRSLVANTGASIEATREDYVIAVGSLEEKNAVEKLGLLEVSFPMTDSMDFPAKDAAFHNYAEMTDKLRTLTSQHTDISQMNSIGKSLEGRDIWAIRISGDLANADTFPAAIFMGGHHAREHLSIELPLYYVEYLLTEYSKGNPRIQRLVNARDLHFIPMVNPDGAEFDISTGSYKSWRKNRRQNSNGTYGVDLNRNYGYGWGGGGASTSPSSDTFRGPSAFSEPETQAIKRYVESHENITSLLSFHTFSQLILYPWGHQYEGISNTRDKQVHEVMAKKMAEWNGYQPQQSSGLYIASGDTTDWSYGEHKIISFTFELDPANSGWGSGGFYPGAQIIPEVQRKNLEPVLYMIEYADNPYRVLDGNGPIFKP, from the coding sequence ATGAAAAAGACCACCATGTGGATGGCTGCTGTTGCCATTTCTGCTATCAGCTTTTTGCCGCTGCAAAACGCACAATCCGTAGATACCACTCAATATTGGATGAAGGTTCGCGCTGAAGACAAATTCCAGCGAAGCCTGGTTGCCAATACCGGCGCTTCCATCGAAGCGACTCGTGAAGACTACGTGATCGCGGTCGGCAGCCTGGAAGAAAAAAACGCCGTCGAAAAACTGGGACTGCTTGAAGTCAGCTTCCCGATGACCGACTCCATGGACTTCCCGGCGAAAGATGCCGCTTTCCATAACTATGCGGAAATGACCGACAAACTTAGAACTCTGACTTCCCAACACACCGACATTTCCCAGATGAACTCCATCGGAAAGTCACTTGAAGGGCGTGACATCTGGGCGATTCGTATTTCCGGTGACCTTGCCAATGCTGACACTTTTCCCGCGGCGATCTTTATGGGTGGTCACCACGCGCGTGAACATCTGTCTATCGAGCTGCCTCTTTATTATGTCGAATACCTGCTGACCGAATATTCCAAAGGCAATCCGCGTATTCAGCGTCTGGTGAATGCGCGCGATCTGCACTTCATCCCGATGGTCAACCCGGACGGTGCTGAATTTGATATTTCCACCGGCAGCTACAAATCCTGGAGAAAAAACCGCAGACAAAACAGCAACGGAACTTATGGTGTGGATCTGAACCGCAACTATGGCTACGGCTGGGGTGGCGGTGGCGCCAGCACAAGTCCAAGCAGTGACACGTTCCGCGGACCCTCGGCATTCAGTGAACCTGAAACCCAGGCGATCAAACGCTATGTGGAATCTCACGAAAACATCACAAGCCTGCTTTCGTTCCACACGTTCTCGCAGTTGATCTTGTATCCTTGGGGCCACCAGTACGAAGGCATTTCCAACACTCGTGACAAACAAGTTCACGAAGTGATGGCAAAAAAGATGGCTGAATGGAATGGTTACCAGCCACAGCAGTCTTCCGGTCTTTACATCGCCAGCGGGGACACCACAGACTGGTCCTACGGTGAACACAAGATTATTTCTTTCACCTTCGAACTTGATCCGGCCAACAGCGGCTGGGGTTCTGGCGGATTCTATCCGGGCGCGCAGATCATCCCGGAAGTGCAAAGAAAGAATCTGGAGCCGGTGCTTTACATGATCGAGTACGCTGACAATCCTTATCGCGTGCTTGATGGCAACGGACCAATCTTCAAACCCTAG